The nucleotide window TACCTGTTGGTGTATATTCTTCGTCCATTGTCAAGGTGTCATCATACGGGTCAAAAAGATTTTCAACGTTATAAAAAACAACTCTCAACTCATTATCGCCCCGTCTGCTATCGCTTAAGCCCTTATTAGAACTCAATATTCTTACACCTCTCCTTTTTGATTGACTATTAGCTTCGAGACCAAAAATCAGAAAGCAAAAAACAAAAAGCAGTATAAGATTGGTTCTATTCAGTATAGTCGAACGAATCATGTCTTTCTTATAACTTGTATTATTCATTATCACTATTTTCAAGTTTAATATACACAATAAAACCTAACAATTATTTCTTCCTTCCGCCAAAAACAGAAACATTTACATATCTGTTTGGATTGTTTTTTATATCGATAATCAAAGAATCAATATTTTTAAGCGCCTCGCTAAGATTATTGTAAACACTATCTTCGGATATTAATTTCCCTAAGGTTCCGCTTTTGGAATTGATGTCTTTTAGCACATCATTCAAATTTTCCGATGTTTGCTTTAAGTCGCTCAAAGCCGACGATAAGTTGGCAACATTAGTGCTGTCTGCCATAGTTGACATATTGGTCAGTATTTTATCAATCTTATCGCTATTGTTTGACAATTGAGTCGAAAAGGTTTTTAAATCATTCATCACTCCAACAAATGTGCTTTTTTCTGATGCTACCAATTCATTCAAATTTTTGCTGATATTGGCTGCATTTTCCAACACAATATTTAAGTTGCTGATAGAATTAATCAAGTCTTCCTTGCCGCCTGCACCTAAAATTTGATTTATATTGCTGAGCGTGGTATCGAATGTTGTAATCAAATGTTCGGCTTTATGTTTAAACGGAACAACCTGACTACCAACCTCTTCAGTAAGAGAAAGTGCAATTTCCGAAACCAAAGTGTCACCAGACATCGCATATCTGCTCGAACTTCCTAATATAATTTGCAAACTCTTAGACCCTAAAATATCTGACGAATGAAGCAATATCTTAGAATCTTCGGGAATTTTTATATTGTCTTTTAAATAAAATTTTATTACAACTTTATCTGTCCTATTTTCGCAAAACTTAATACTGATAACCTGTCCTACATTTATCCCTTTCAAAACCAGCGGCGTTGATCTTGTAAGTCCGGTCGCATCGGAATAAACCGTGTAAAACTTGTCGGTTTTTTTGAATATGTTATAATTCCTAACAAAAAATATCGCCAAAATAAAAGCTATTATAACTAATGTAGAAATAATTCCAACTTTAATTTCTTTTCCTTTCTTCATTTGTTTTTTATTCTAATAAAAAAGATGTACCTTACAATTTATCTACTTTTTTTCATTTCATCAGTTATATTAATCCTTTCATCGCCTCTGAAAGCAACAACAAAAGCATCTTTATATCCTGACTTTGCAATGTTTTTTCTGCTTTTTTCCGCCTCGCCAAAAGTATAATATTTGCCCGAAGTATATTTATATAAATTTTGTTGTTTGTAAAAACTAACATCGGCAATATTTCTAAACCTTTTATCGCTCATCGAAAGCCGTTTTGAAGAAGTTAAAAACTGCACCTTGTAAACAATATTTTCTTCGTTTGCATTTACATCTGCATTTACATTGACATTACTATCAGCTTTTCCACTAACACTGGTATCGGCAACAATATTATCTTCAGGATTCGATGCCAAATTGTTTTCAATTTTCTTTATCCTCGAATGTGAATAATCAACCAAAGCCTTGCAAATTGCATCGGCTGTTTTTTGTTGTCCTTCTTCCGACATCAAATATTTTTCCTCATTAGCATTGCTAATAAATCCCACCTCAATCAAAACTCCGGGCATTGCCGTTTTATACAGCACCAAAAAGACATCTTGCTTAACACCCCTATTGTGAAAATTACTTTTACTCAAAAGCTCGTGCTGCACGTTTCCGGCAAATTCCAAACTTTTATCTAAAAAAGAGTTTTGTATCATACTAAAAAAGATGTGCCCTTCCGGCGATGTAGGGTCAAAGCCGTCGTACTCCATCACATAGTTTTCTTCCAAAAGAATGGAAGCGTTTTCTAATTTCGCTACTTCTAAATTAGCCGCACTTTTCTTCAAACCCATAACATAAGTTTCAACGCCGTGTGCTGCTTTTGATTTGGCACTATTGCAATGTATGGAAATAAAAAGGTCGGCTTTACTGTTGTTGGCAATTTTTGCTCGCCTATGCAACTCAACAAAAACATCTTTTGAACGAGTTAATATCGTTTCAACCTCGGGAAGTTCTTTGTTGATAGCATCTCTGAGCTTTAAAGCTATTGCCAGAGTTATATCTTTCTCTCTAGAATTTTTACCTACTGCTCCCGGGTCTTTACCACCATGACCGGCATCTATAACAACCTTGTTTACACGTTGCGGAAACACCGTACTCGGCAACATAATTAATGCAAATAACAATAATAATAACTTATATTTTACTCGTACATTTATCATTTTTTTAATTTTGCACCGTTATATAGTTTAAACGCATATTTAAATTGCATAGTCTTTCTTATAAAATAAATACAATTAAATCTGCTACAAAAAGTTTTGTAACAAAATTACAATCTTTTTTGTGTTTATTGGTATTTATCTTTCTTTTTAATATCGAAAATTATGCCGTTGTTAATAATTTTAGCAATTTATTTTTGCTTTCCGATTCCACTCTTATTGATTCTGTAGGACTAACCAACGATTCCATAAATATAGTTAACGATTCAGTAAGCATAACCAACGACTCTGTAATTTTATCTAAAAAAGATGATAAGTTTAAGTTGAGCTCAATAATTACGTACAATAGTGATGATTCGAGCTTCATGGATCTGACCAACGAAAAAATGTGGCTGTATGGTAATGCCAACGTAAAATACGAAGATTTAGATTTGACCGCACATCAAATTATGATTGACTTTAAGACAAATACTTTGTACGCCACTTGCGGATTTGACTCAACCGGAAACGAAATTGGAATCCCGGATTTTAAGAAAGGTGACTTGAAATTCAAATCGAATGAGCTTTCTTATAATTTCGACTCCGAAAAAGGTTTGATTAAAAATGTTATTATGACCGAAGGCGACGGCTACATACATGGAACTGTTGTAAAAAAGGTCAGCCAAGATGTTACCAACATTGGAAAAGGGCTATATACAACTTGTAATTTAAGGGAAAATCCTCACTTTGCATTAAGATATACAAAAGCTAAGGTTATTGCCAACAACAAAATTGTTACCGGACCTGCATATATTGAAGTTGAAGAAGTTCCCTTACCTTTGGCTTTGCCTTTTGGACTCTTTCCGAACAAAAAAGGTAGAAGTTCGGGTTTGATTATTCCTCAGTACGGCGAATCGGCAAACAGGGGTTTCTTTTTAGAAAACGGCGGTTATTACTGGGGCATAAACGATTACTTAGATTTAACACTTGTTGGCGACATCTACACAAGAGGCAGTTGGGCTCTTAAGCCTAAAATGAATTATAAAAAAAGATATAAATATTCGGGAAGTTTTAATTTCAACTACGCAGTTACAGTATTGGGCGTTAAAGGCACTTCCGATTATAGTAAGAAAACCGACTTTTTCATAAACTGGAGTCACCGACAAGACCCAAAAGCAAGTCCTAATTCCGTGTTTTCGGCAAGCGTGAAAGCAGGTTCAAGTTCGTACAATCAGTATAACCCATCAACTGTAAACGATTACTTGAACAACAACTTTGCTTCCAGTTTGGCTTACTCGTTACAATTGGGCTCGTGGGGTAACCTGACAACCGGTGCACGACACAACCAAAACGTATCAACAAAGTCTATGTCGCTTACCCTGCCCGAAGTTTCATTCAGTGTAAACCGAATGTACCCTTTAAAGAAAAAAATAGCTACAGGAAAAGCCAAATGGTACGAAAAAATCAGTATAGCGTACAACTTCGATATGCGTAACGAAATAAACGCTCCCGATAGCATTATGCTCAGACCTGAAGTGCTTGAATATATGCAAAACGGTGCTAAACATACAATACCTATAAATGCCACTTTCAAAATTTTTAAATACTTTTCTTGGTCGAATACAGCCAACTACACCGAAAGATGGTACACTAAAAGCATTAACAAAACTTGGCATGAACAAAGTGTAATCGGCAACGACACAATACCAGGCTACGTATCCGTTGATACAATATCAGGCTTTAAAGCTGCACGCGATTATAATTTGTCATCGTCTGTATCTACCACAGTTTACGGAATGAAACAGTTTTCAAAAGGCTTTTTAAGAGCAATCAGACATGTTGTTTATCCTTCGGTAGGATTTTCGTACACCCCCGATTTTAGTAAGGAAAAATTAGGTTATTACAAAACCGTTCAAAAAAATCAGGAAGGCGAAATGGAAAAATATTCTGTATTCGGCGGTGCAGGAAGTTTTACACCTTTGTTTGGAGTTCCGGGTTATCAAGAAAATGGTAATATTAATTTTGGATTGAAAAATTCTTTGGAAATTAAAGTTCGCTCAAAAAATGATACAGTTACCGGTACTAAAAAGGTTAAACTTATTGAGAACCTATCGATAAACACCAGCTACAACTTGGCAAAAGACTCACTAAACTGGGCTCCTATTCAAATTACGGCAAACACTACTCTATTCGATAAAATACGCATTTCGTTCAATAGTGCCTACGATTTATACGCAACCGATTCATTAGGACGACAAATAAACCGTTTTCAGTATCAAGTCGATAAAAGATTAGCTCGTTTTATGCAATCAAGCTGGAACGTTAATTTTAGCTACGACCTGAAACCCCGACAGAAATCATCTAATCGGAATGTTGGCAACATTAACCAAAGCAATCAAGCCGAAATGCAGGACATACGAACAAATCCCCAAAACTATATCGATTGGAACAATCCTTGGTCGCTCAGATTTGATTACAGGCTCGGCTTTACTAACACTTATTCGGCGGCTACAAATACTTTTAACAAACGTTTTGTGCAAACATTAAACGTTACGGGCGATATTAGCATTACCAAAAAATGGAAAGTTACAGTTAATACCGGCTACGACCTGCAAACTATGGATTTTACATTTACACAGCTAAATATTTATCGCGACCTGCACTGTTGGGAAATCAGGTTCAACTGGATACCCTATGGACAGCTCAAAAGCTGGAACTTCCAAATTAATGCTAAATCTGCACTGCTGCAAGATTTAAAACTTACTCGGAAAAAAGATTTTAGAGACAACCTGCAACTATAAAAAAGTTTAACTTTTTATTTGTAAAATTTTTAATACCTTTGAAGCATATTTAACATAAACTACAAATACATAAATATATGAAAAGAATTATTAGTACAGAAAATGCACCCAAAGCGGTAGGTCCTTACAGCCAAGCTGTTGAAGCAAACGGAATGTTATTTATTTCGGGACAAATCCCAATCGACCCCAAAACAGGTAAACTTGTTGAAGGCGGCATTGTTGAACAAACAAAACAAGTTATGGAAAACATCGGAGCTATTCTTAAAGAAGCCGGTTATACCTTCAGCGATGTTATTAAATCTACTTGTTTGTTAAGCGATATGAATGACTTTTCGACTGTTAACGAAATTTACGGAACATACTACAAAGTTGATCCACCTGCTAGGGCTGCTTTTGCTGTCGCCAAACTACCAATGGCTGTTATGATAGAAATAGAAACCATTGCGGCGAAGTAATTAAATTTTTATTACAAACTCCCATCTGCGACCAATCACATTTGGGAGTTTTTTTTAACTTTTAACTAAAAAAACTATGAGAAAAATTACAATTATACTGAGTTTAATATTCATCATTAATATAACTGCCAAAGCCGACGAAGGCATGTGGTTGCCTATTCTTTTGCAGCAACTTAACGAAAAAGAAATGAAAAGTATGGGCATGCGTATTAGTGCTGAAGATATTTACAGCGTGAATAAATCAAGCCTTAAAGATGCTATCGTTATTTTCGGCGGCGGTTGTACAGGCGAAGTCGTGTCCGACAAAGGATTGATTTTTACTAATCACCATTGTGGCTACGGAAACATACAAAAACACAGCACTTTAGAAAACGACTATCTTTCCAACGGATTTTGGGCTAATTCGTTTGAGGAAGAACTTCCTAACCCAGGACTATCGGTTACTTTCTTTGTCAGCATGGAAGATGTTACCGAACAAGTACTGAAAGACGTTACCGATAATATGAGTATGGACGAAAAAGAAAAATTGATAGAAAAAAATTCTAAAAATATTATCGAAAACACAGACCTAAAACCAAATACCTACGCCGAAGTTGAATCTTTTTACTACGGCAATCAATACTTCTTGATAGTATATAAAAAATATACCGACGTCAGACTTGTTGGTGCTCCACCATCAAATATAGGCAAATTTGGTGGCGACGTCGATAATTGGATGTGGCCCCGACACACAGGCGACTTTGCAGTTTTTAGAATTTATGCCGACGAAAATAATGAGCCAGCCGAATACAGTAAAGACAATGTTCCGTTTAAACCGAACAAACATCTTACCATTTCATTAAAAGGAATTGAAGAAAACGATTTTGTTTTTATATTCGGATTCCCGGGCAGTACCAGAGAATATATTCCGGCTGTTGCCGTTGATCAAATTGTCAACGGATTTAACCCAATTTCCATTCACCTTAGGGGAAAGAAAATTGACGTCATAGAAAAAGCCAGAAACAACGACCCTTTGATAAAAATACAATACGCTAGCAAATCGGCGGGAATAGCCAACGGATGGAAAAAAATGATTGGCGAAAGTAGGGGAATTAGAATAACTAAAGGCATTGAAGAAAAAATCAGTTTTGAGAAAGAATTTACCAAATGGGCGGAACAAAACGCTCCGAAATACAAAAATCTATTACCCGAATACGATAAACTTTACAATAAATATGGAAGTCATTTGAACAATATGTCTTACTACCGCGACGGACTTCTTGGAATAGAAATATTAAGATTTGCAGCGAATTTCAAATCGCTTATAGAAGCTGCGCAAGACAAAAACACCTCCGACTCTGCCTACAATGTACTACTAGCCAGATTATCGAAATACGCAACGAATTTCTATAAAGATTATAATGTCGATGTTGATAAAAATTTATTTGTTGCTATGATAGATGAATACATAAGCAATTGTCCGCAAAACTTGCAATCTAAATATATTACAAGCAACTACGAGAAAAACAAAAATTCGGATAGGTGGTCAAATTCAATATATTCAAAAACCATTTTTGCCGATTCAAGTAAAATATTTGATATGTTAAATTCAGGCAACAAAAAACTGATTAGAAATTTGCATAAAGACCCTGCATATCTATTAGGTAGCGAGATTATAAGGTACTATAACTATGAAATTGTTCCCGAATTATTGAGCTTTTATTCAAAGTTTGACAGCTTACAAAATCACTACATGGCGGCTCAGCTTGAAATGCAGCCCGACAAAAGGTTTTATCCCGATGCAAACTTTACTCTAAGAGTTGGATACGGAAACATTTTACCTTTTCATCCAGCCGATGGAGTTAAATACAATTGGTTTACCACCTTAGACGGAATTATTCAGAAAGAAAATCCGGAAATAAGCGACTACTACGTCGATCCGAAGTTGAAAGAGCTTTATTATAAAAAAGATTACGGTCAGTATGCCGACAAAGACGGTACGCTACACGTCGGATTTATTGCCAGCAACCACACAACCGGCGGGAATAGCGGAAGTCCTGTCTTTAATGCAGACGGACAACTTATAGGTCTCAACTTCGACCGTTGTTGGGAAGGCACAATGAGCGATATAAAATACGATATTAATCTTTGCAGAAATATTTCGGTAGATATCAGATACTGCTTATTTATTATAGATAAATTTGCCGGTGCAACGCGTATTATTGATGAGTTGACTATAGTGAAGTAGTGAATGGTGATGGGTGATGGGTGATGGGTGATGGGTGTATTGATAGTTCTGAGTTTGGAGTCTGGAGTTCCGAGTTAGGAGTTAATCCCGAAACTTCTATACACCCCGCAACTCGTCCCGAAACTTCGGGACACCAGTCACTGACCACCAATCACTAATCACCAAAGATGTGGAGCTGGCGGGATTCGAACCCGCGTCCAAACAACCAGCAGAATTACTTTCTACATGTTTATCTTTTAATTGATTGTCGGGATATTACAGGGAAAAAGCGACCCAATAATAAACTTATTCCTTAACTTTTCGTACTCCAAGTCGGAAAATTGAAGTCTTATTCTTCCTTTTGCGATGCCCGTAAAAAGTCGCCGGAAGAAAGGGCTACTAGTCGGACAAAAGGCGGGTTAGTTATTTAACTAAGCGGCCAATGAAAAATTGTAATTGTTGCCATTTATTATTGGCTTATGTATTTAGTTTTAACGGGCTATCTACACAAATCCCCGACATGCTTATAATGCCACTGACATTGCTGTCAAATCCAAGTCAACCCCAAGTGTCAATATATTCTTCTGCAAAAATACAAAAAATATGCCACTTGTAAACAAATGGCATATTTTAAAATAATGAAAAAAAATAGCATTATTCGCAATCGCTGTAGAAATCACTTGGCAATGAGCGAATATCTATATCTTCGCCGTCGTGGAATGCATCGGGATTGAACTGCCCTATTTGCATTTGCGGCTTTGTATATTCTGTTACTTTAAACTCGGTACGTCTGTTCATTTGGTGTTCTTCTTTAGTACATGGAACTCCGTCGGCACACTTGTTAACAAGTTTAGTTTCGCCGTAACCTTTGGCAGTAATTCTTTCTGCATTAATTCCTTTAGAAATTATATATTCAACCGCTGAATTAGCTCTGTTTTGCGACAATCTTTCATTGTACTTGTGAGTACCTCTACTATCTGTATGTGAGCCCAACTCAACATTAACAGGGTTTTCCAACATAATTTTAACAAGTTTATCAAGTTGGGGTTTAGCGTCTTCTCTGATATTATACTTATCAAAATCGTAATAAATATTATCTATAGTAAAAATTCTATCTAAGTCTAACTTATCTAAACGCAATGCCATTGGTGTTTCATTTATAGAGCCGGGCAGCATTTCACCTATTTCGATAGATATACAATCTGATATATAGGTCGGTTTCATAGCTTTAGCTATATACTTTGTATTAGGTTCAACAATTGTTTTGTATACACCCTTGGCATCGGTTTTTATAACCCTAACTTTTCCTGTAAAAGGATTATAAAGGAATACCGTAGCATTTTCGAGTAACTCATTTGTAACTTTATCTTTAACAACACCTGCTAGGTAATATATGACAGGTTCCGGCTCAGGCACAACTTCGGGTTCTTTAACTTCTTTTTCTAATTCTACAAAATAGTAAATATCATCATTGCCTTTACCTCCTATCCTATTTGAAGAAAAGAAACCTGTTTTAGAATCGGGAACAAAAGCCATTGCAAAGTCGTCGGCAGATGAATTTAATGGTGGCAACAAATTTTCAGGATCTGTCCATTGATTATCAACTAAGCCGGTTCTGAAAATATCCAATCCTCCCCAACCTGGCAAACCCTCACTTGAGAAGTACAAGTAGCCATCATCTCCAACTACAGGAAACATTTCATTTTCAGGGGTATTAATCTTTTCCCCTAAATTTATAGCTTCGCCCCAACCATCATTGGTTTTTATGCACATCCAAATATCGGTTCCACCATATCCATTTGGCATATCGGAAACAAAATATAAAGTATCGCTATTTATAGATAAGGCGGCATGACCGACTGAATATTCCTTGCTGTTTAAGTAAAAAGGTTCAAACTTTTCCCATTTGCCATCGTTATCTTTCTCTGAATAAAAAAGTTTCAACATATTAGTTTTATAGTTGTCAACTTTCATTGCTTTGTCTCTGTACGAACGAGTTATGAAGACCATTTTATTATCGTTACTGAAGCATATTGGTCCGTCGTGAAACTTTTGATGAAACTTATGATCAAACAATTTTGCATCGCTCAATTCTCCGGCAAAATCGCCCATTTTCTTAGGATGTGATTTAAAAAGTTTTAGATAGCCTCTTCCTGTCCATCCATACTTGGAAGAACCATCAATTTTATCGTATCTGTCGGATGCAAATACTATCGAATTATCGTAAATAATAGGACTAAAATCGCTGGCAACGGTATTCAGATTATCAACATGTTTTACACTATAAATAGGCTCCAAATCCGACCATGTAGTAAGAACTTTATTACACGATTCCAACTTTAATAAGCCTAACTCGTCATTCGGCTTTCGCTTTAAAAAATCTTCAAAAACTAATTTTGCTTTATTGTACTCTCCTACTTTTTGAAGTGAAATACCATATTCGTAGATAGTTTCAGGAGAAACATTATCTAATTTTACAGCTTTTTCGTACCACGCCTTGGCATTATAAATGTCATTTTGAGCTTTGTAGCACTGAGCTAACAAAAGAGTAGCCTCTTTTTGCTTATCTTCATCAGCAACTGCTCTTTTTAATAAAGTAATAGCTTCATCAAATTGATATCTATTCATTAGTTTTTGAACTCGTTTCAACGATTGTCCCAGAACCAATGCAGGTAAGAATGAAATTACAATTATGGTAAAAATAATTTTTTTCATTTGTATTATTTTTTATTTAAGTAATATAGGACTCACTGCTAAATTAAACATTAAAATTGTAAAAACATCTATTTTTAGAAATATCTCGGTGTACGCATTCTGCTGTTAACAACGTTAATGTCAACGCTTAAACGTATTTCGTGAGAACCTTTATTCAACACTTTTAATTCATTAAGCCAAATATCGTAAGAGTATCCAATTTTCATATTATTTGTAACATATAGCTCCGAAATAACAGAAAATGCCTTTTCGGTGCGGAATGATGCGCCAATCCACAACAATTCACTGAACAGAAAACTTGCGTTAAAATCTAATTGTGCCGGTGCATTAGGTGTAAATTTAGCTAATATGCTTGGGCGAAACGTAATTTCATTGGAAATCGGTATAGCCAAACCTGCCATTCCATAAAAATGCTGAGCAAGTCTGTAAAACTGTTTATCTTGCCCCTCCTGACCTAAATTGACAGTAATTATTGTATTACCGAACAATTGCTTTGAAGAAATACCCAAATAATATCTGTCTGAATAATAATATATACCGAAATTAGCATCAGGTGCAAGTTCCTCTACTTGTTCGTAAAGTATATAAGGGTCATTTTCGTTATAAACAACAAATCTGGATTTGTCTATATTGGAATATCTCATGCCTAACTGTAGTCCGAAACTTAACGTTGATTTGGGGAAAAATATCCTATAAGCAAATGTTCCGAAAGAACCGGTCATATTAGTAGGACCAATTCTATCGTTATAGGCAGTAATACCCA belongs to Lentimicrobiaceae bacterium and includes:
- a CDS encoding S46 family peptidase encodes the protein MRKITIILSLIFIINITAKADEGMWLPILLQQLNEKEMKSMGMRISAEDIYSVNKSSLKDAIVIFGGGCTGEVVSDKGLIFTNHHCGYGNIQKHSTLENDYLSNGFWANSFEEELPNPGLSVTFFVSMEDVTEQVLKDVTDNMSMDEKEKLIEKNSKNIIENTDLKPNTYAEVESFYYGNQYFLIVYKKYTDVRLVGAPPSNIGKFGGDVDNWMWPRHTGDFAVFRIYADENNEPAEYSKDNVPFKPNKHLTISLKGIEENDFVFIFGFPGSTREYIPAVAVDQIVNGFNPISIHLRGKKIDVIEKARNNDPLIKIQYASKSAGIANGWKKMIGESRGIRITKGIEEKISFEKEFTKWAEQNAPKYKNLLPEYDKLYNKYGSHLNNMSYYRDGLLGIEILRFAANFKSLIEAAQDKNTSDSAYNVLLARLSKYATNFYKDYNVDVDKNLFVAMIDEYISNCPQNLQSKYITSNYEKNKNSDRWSNSIYSKTIFADSSKIFDMLNSGNKKLIRNLHKDPAYLLGSEIIRYYNYEIVPELLSFYSKFDSLQNHYMAAQLEMQPDKRFYPDANFTLRVGYGNILPFHPADGVKYNWFTTLDGIIQKENPEISDYYVDPKLKELYYKKDYGQYADKDGTLHVGFIASNHTTGGNSGSPVFNADGQLIGLNFDRCWEGTMSDIKYDINLCRNISVDIRYCLFIIDKFAGATRIIDELTIVK
- a CDS encoding N-acetylmuramoyl-L-alanine amidase; amino-acid sequence: MINVRVKYKLLLLLFALIMLPSTVFPQRVNKVVIDAGHGGKDPGAVGKNSREKDITLAIALKLRDAINKELPEVETILTRSKDVFVELHRRAKIANNSKADLFISIHCNSAKSKAAHGVETYVMGLKKSAANLEVAKLENASILLEENYVMEYDGFDPTSPEGHIFFSMIQNSFLDKSLEFAGNVQHELLSKSNFHNRGVKQDVFLVLYKTAMPGVLIEVGFISNANEEKYLMSEEGQQKTADAICKALVDYSHSRIKKIENNLASNPEDNIVADTSVSGKADSNVNVNADVNANEENIVYKVQFLTSSKRLSMSDKRFRNIADVSFYKQQNLYKYTSGKYYTFGEAEKSRKNIAKSGYKDAFVVAFRGDERINITDEMKKSR
- a CDS encoding type IX secretion system membrane protein PorP/SprF produces the protein MKKLILLLAILGVTSLYAQQDPLFSQYMFNKLAINPGYAGSREALSADILYRYQWVNIDGAPKTLSASLHSPLRNQHIGLGITAYNDRIGPTNMTGSFGTFAYRIFFPKSTLSFGLQLGMRYSNIDKSRFVVYNENDPYILYEQVEELAPDANFGIYYYSDRYYLGISSKQLFGNTIITVNLGQEGQDKQFYRLAQHFYGMAGLAIPISNEITFRPSILAKFTPNAPAQLDFNASFLFSELLWIGASFRTEKAFSVISELYVTNNMKIGYSYDIWLNELKVLNKGSHEIRLSVDINVVNSRMRTPRYF
- a CDS encoding MlaD family protein, giving the protein MKKGKEIKVGIISTLVIIAFILAIFFVRNYNIFKKTDKFYTVYSDATGLTRSTPLVLKGINVGQVISIKFCENRTDKVVIKFYLKDNIKIPEDSKILLHSSDILGSKSLQIILGSSSRYAMSGDTLVSEIALSLTEEVGSQVVPFKHKAEHLITTFDTTLSNINQILGAGGKEDLINSISNLNIVLENAANISKNLNELVASEKSTFVGVMNDLKTFSTQLSNNSDKIDKILTNMSTMADSTNVANLSSALSDLKQTSENLNDVLKDINSKSGTLGKLISEDSVYNNLSEALKNIDSLIIDIKNNPNRYVNVSVFGGRKK
- a CDS encoding RidA family protein, which gives rise to MKRIISTENAPKAVGPYSQAVEANGMLFISGQIPIDPKTGKLVEGGIVEQTKQVMENIGAILKEAGYTFSDVIKSTCLLSDMNDFSTVNEIYGTYYKVDPPARAAFAVAKLPMAVMIEIETIAAK
- a CDS encoding OmpA family protein; the protein is MKKIIFTIIVISFLPALVLGQSLKRVQKLMNRYQFDEAITLLKRAVADEDKQKEATLLLAQCYKAQNDIYNAKAWYEKAVKLDNVSPETIYEYGISLQKVGEYNKAKLVFEDFLKRKPNDELGLLKLESCNKVLTTWSDLEPIYSVKHVDNLNTVASDFSPIIYDNSIVFASDRYDKIDGSSKYGWTGRGYLKLFKSHPKKMGDFAGELSDAKLFDHKFHQKFHDGPICFSNDNKMVFITRSYRDKAMKVDNYKTNMLKLFYSEKDNDGKWEKFEPFYLNSKEYSVGHAALSINSDTLYFVSDMPNGYGGTDIWMCIKTNDGWGEAINLGEKINTPENEMFPVVGDDGYLYFSSEGLPGWGGLDIFRTGLVDNQWTDPENLLPPLNSSADDFAMAFVPDSKTGFFSSNRIGGKGNDDIYYFVELEKEVKEPEVVPEPEPVIYYLAGVVKDKVTNELLENATVFLYNPFTGKVRVIKTDAKGVYKTIVEPNTKYIAKAMKPTYISDCISIEIGEMLPGSINETPMALRLDKLDLDRIFTIDNIYYDFDKYNIREDAKPQLDKLVKIMLENPVNVELGSHTDSRGTHKYNERLSQNRANSAVEYIISKGINAERITAKGYGETKLVNKCADGVPCTKEEHQMNRRTEFKVTEYTKPQMQIGQFNPDAFHDGEDIDIRSLPSDFYSDCE
- a CDS encoding putative LPS assembly protein LptD, whose product is MCLLVFIFLFNIENYAVVNNFSNLFLLSDSTLIDSVGLTNDSINIVNDSVSITNDSVILSKKDDKFKLSSIITYNSDDSSFMDLTNEKMWLYGNANVKYEDLDLTAHQIMIDFKTNTLYATCGFDSTGNEIGIPDFKKGDLKFKSNELSYNFDSEKGLIKNVIMTEGDGYIHGTVVKKVSQDVTNIGKGLYTTCNLRENPHFALRYTKAKVIANNKIVTGPAYIEVEEVPLPLALPFGLFPNKKGRSSGLIIPQYGESANRGFFLENGGYYWGINDYLDLTLVGDIYTRGSWALKPKMNYKKRYKYSGSFNFNYAVTVLGVKGTSDYSKKTDFFINWSHRQDPKASPNSVFSASVKAGSSSYNQYNPSTVNDYLNNNFASSLAYSLQLGSWGNLTTGARHNQNVSTKSMSLTLPEVSFSVNRMYPLKKKIATGKAKWYEKISIAYNFDMRNEINAPDSIMLRPEVLEYMQNGAKHTIPINATFKIFKYFSWSNTANYTERWYTKSINKTWHEQSVIGNDTIPGYVSVDTISGFKAARDYNLSSSVSTTVYGMKQFSKGFLRAIRHVVYPSVGFSYTPDFSKEKLGYYKTVQKNQEGEMEKYSVFGGAGSFTPLFGVPGYQENGNINFGLKNSLEIKVRSKNDTVTGTKKVKLIENLSINTSYNLAKDSLNWAPIQITANTTLFDKIRISFNSAYDLYATDSLGRQINRFQYQVDKRLARFMQSSWNVNFSYDLKPRQKSSNRNVGNINQSNQAEMQDIRTNPQNYIDWNNPWSLRFDYRLGFTNTYSAATNTFNKRFVQTLNVTGDISITKKWKVTVNTGYDLQTMDFTFTQLNIYRDLHCWEIRFNWIPYGQLKSWNFQINAKSALLQDLKLTRKKDFRDNLQL